In Lacrimispora indolis DSM 755, a genomic segment contains:
- a CDS encoding NAD(P)/FAD-dependent oxidoreductase, with protein MKDVSKNYDVIIIGAGPSGIFCAYELIEKKPDLKILMIEKGRRIENRTCPKRTTKTCVGCKPCSITTGFAGAGAFSDGKLSLSPDVGGNLPEILGYDTTVELLKESDNIYLKFGADTNVYGIDKQKEIQEIRRKAIGANLKLIECPIRHLGTEEGYKIYTRLQEHLLEQGVEMAFNTMVKDIIIEDNKAIGVITDKEEVCQAPEIVSAIGREGSDWFSHICENHGIETKVGTVDIGVRVEVRDEVMEFLNKNLYEAKLVYHTPTFDDKVRTFCTNPSGEVATEYYENGLAVVNGHAYKSQEYKTNNTNFAILVSKNFTKPFKTPIEYGKQIAQLSNMLCDGKILVQTFGDFQRGRRTTEERLCRNNLIPTLKDAVPGDLSLVFPHRIMVDIKEMLLALDKVTPGIASDETLLYGVEVKFYSNKVVVNADFETSVEGLRAIGDGASVTRGLQQASANGLSVARSILAAMS; from the coding sequence ATGAAGGATGTTTCAAAAAATTACGATGTAATCATCATCGGTGCAGGCCCCTCCGGCATTTTCTGCGCCTATGAGCTGATCGAGAAAAAGCCGGACCTTAAGATTCTTATGATCGAAAAGGGCCGCCGGATTGAAAACCGGACCTGTCCCAAGAGAACCACAAAAACATGTGTAGGCTGCAAGCCATGCTCCATTACCACAGGCTTTGCAGGAGCCGGAGCATTTTCCGACGGAAAATTATCCTTATCTCCCGATGTTGGCGGAAACCTTCCTGAAATACTTGGATATGATACGACCGTAGAGCTGTTGAAGGAATCAGACAACATTTACTTGAAATTCGGTGCAGACACCAATGTTTACGGCATTGACAAACAAAAGGAGATCCAGGAAATCCGCCGCAAGGCCATCGGAGCCAACTTAAAGCTGATCGAATGCCCTATCCGCCATTTAGGAACGGAAGAAGGCTATAAAATCTATACCCGCCTTCAGGAGCACTTATTGGAGCAGGGAGTTGAAATGGCGTTCAACACGATGGTAAAGGATATCATCATCGAAGACAATAAAGCAATAGGCGTCATTACTGACAAGGAAGAGGTCTGTCAAGCGCCGGAAATCGTGTCTGCCATCGGCCGGGAAGGCTCCGACTGGTTCAGCCACATCTGTGAAAACCACGGAATCGAGACAAAGGTGGGAACTGTGGACATCGGTGTCCGGGTAGAGGTCCGGGATGAGGTCATGGAATTTTTAAATAAAAACCTCTATGAGGCCAAGCTTGTTTATCATACCCCGACCTTTGACGACAAGGTCCGTACCTTCTGTACCAATCCTTCCGGCGAGGTAGCCACAGAATACTATGAAAACGGTCTGGCAGTTGTCAACGGCCATGCCTATAAATCCCAGGAATACAAGACAAACAACACCAACTTTGCCATCCTGGTATCCAAAAACTTTACAAAACCCTTTAAGACCCCTATTGAATACGGCAAACAGATCGCCCAGCTGAGCAACATGCTCTGTGACGGCAAGATCCTGGTGCAGACCTTCGGCGATTTCCAGAGAGGCCGGCGCACCACGGAAGAGCGCTTATGCCGCAACAACTTAATCCCAACCTTAAAGGATGCGGTCCCAGGCGATTTATCCCTTGTATTCCCTCACCGCATTATGGTTGACATAAAAGAAATGCTTCTTGCCCTGGATAAGGTGACTCCCGGCATTGCCAGCGATGAAACTCTGTTATACGGCGTAGAGGTAAAATTCTACTCCAACAAGGTAGTGGTCAATGCTGACTTTGAAACCAGCGTGGAAGGCTTACGCGCCATAGGCGACGGCGCCTCCGTAACAAGAGGGCTTCAGCAGGCATCTGCCAACGGCTTAAGTGTTGCCAGGAGCATTCTGGCTGCCATGAGCTAA